From the Pseudomonadota bacterium genome, one window contains:
- a CDS encoding DUF3192 domain-containing protein, translating into DGESEQWQTVQRTNDSYIDNLYLGTSKARVVADLGQPDFKEAFDRHGDVFEVLYYRTHHRKSDGKTTKEETTPLVFVDGILVGYGESAIDKATANLARGY; encoded by the coding sequence TGACGGCGAGAGCGAGCAATGGCAGACCGTACAGCGCACCAACGACAGCTACATCGACAACCTCTACCTCGGGACGAGCAAGGCCCGGGTGGTCGCCGACCTCGGCCAACCCGACTTCAAGGAGGCCTTCGACCGCCACGGCGACGTGTTCGAAGTGCTCTACTACCGCACCCACCATCGCAAGAGCGACGGCAAGACCACCAAAGAGGAGACGACGCCGCTGGTGTTCGTCGACGGGATCCTGGTCGGCTACGGCGAGTCAGCAATCGACAAGGCGACGGCCAACCTGGCACGGGGCTACTGA